In Alteribacter lacisalsi, a genomic segment contains:
- a CDS encoding DEAD/DEAH box helicase, with amino-acid sequence MLKEYKSLWERSNPADAKFLLDFKRMHEKLERMVVREREIYEEPIYFTPNSMQRKAMETLERLRSLGESKTLVVAATGAGKTFMSAFDVLRFKPKKLLFIVHREEILQRAKDTFESLLENFSVTCGFLTGNKKEFGADYLFASIQTLAKHYHKFQPKEFDYIIYDEAHHSAAASYGNVLDYFTPQFTLGMTATPERGDGVSIFEIFEHNVALEVGLHDALADDIIVPFHYFGITDVDGIDLSDVAPEDIDEITFRLNVKERVDLIHEKMLFYGHDVPVRKGLGFCASREHAEFKANEFNRLGIESDYLTSHTHTKIRQKRIKDLESDHHPLQFLFTVDIFNEGIDIPSVNLVLMLRPTNSPIIFIQQLGRGLRKHRNKQFLTVLDFIGNYAKSFLIAIALNGQRYYDKETLKVAVATGFAHVPGATHIQMDQIAQDQILAQLEQERFTSMKYLKEEYEEFKRVRSGRVPYFLMDYHKYDGAPDPVGFCEKKLDLRFVCWESGER; translated from the coding sequence GTGTTAAAAGAGTACAAAAGCCTGTGGGAGAGAAGTAATCCAGCAGATGCCAAATTTCTTCTTGATTTTAAACGGATGCATGAAAAATTAGAGCGTATGGTAGTTCGTGAAAGAGAGATCTACGAAGAACCGATCTATTTCACCCCTAATTCGATGCAGCGAAAAGCAATGGAAACCCTGGAACGACTTCGATCTTTAGGTGAATCCAAAACGCTCGTTGTCGCTGCTACCGGAGCTGGAAAAACCTTTATGTCCGCTTTTGATGTGCTGAGGTTTAAGCCCAAGAAGCTATTATTTATCGTCCATAGAGAAGAAATCCTCCAACGGGCAAAAGATACGTTTGAAAGCTTATTAGAGAACTTCTCGGTGACCTGTGGTTTTTTGACTGGAAACAAAAAGGAGTTTGGAGCGGATTATTTATTTGCAAGCATTCAGACGTTAGCTAAGCACTATCACAAATTTCAACCGAAAGAATTTGACTACATTATTTACGATGAAGCCCATCATTCTGCGGCAGCCTCTTATGGGAATGTGTTAGACTATTTTACCCCTCAATTTACACTAGGAATGACGGCAACTCCAGAACGAGGGGATGGGGTTTCTATCTTCGAAATCTTTGAACACAACGTCGCTCTAGAAGTGGGCTTACATGATGCATTAGCTGATGATATTATCGTTCCGTTTCACTACTTTGGTATCACCGATGTTGACGGGATCGATTTGAGCGATGTGGCTCCTGAAGACATCGACGAAATTACGTTCCGTTTAAATGTAAAAGAACGCGTGGATTTAATTCATGAGAAAATGCTGTTTTACGGTCACGATGTTCCGGTTAGAAAAGGGCTCGGTTTTTGTGCCAGTCGAGAGCACGCGGAATTTAAGGCAAATGAGTTTAATCGATTAGGAATTGAAAGTGATTATTTAACGAGTCATACACACACAAAGATTCGCCAAAAACGGATTAAGGATCTTGAGAGCGATCACCATCCACTGCAGTTTTTATTTACGGTCGATATTTTCAATGAAGGGATCGATATTCCTTCAGTAAACCTTGTGCTTATGCTCAGACCTACGAATTCACCCATCATTTTTATCCAGCAGCTAGGGCGGGGGCTTCGTAAACATCGAAACAAGCAATTCTTGACCGTCCTTGATTTTATCGGGAACTACGCGAAATCGTTCCTCATTGCGATTGCGTTAAATGGGCAGCGATATTATGACAAGGAAACATTGAAAGTGGCCGTTGCGACAGGTTTTGCTCATGTACCTGGTGCTACTCACATTCAGATGGATCAGATTGCACAAGATCAGATTTTGGCACAGCTAGAGCAGGAGCGTTTCACTTCGATGAAGTATTTAAAAGAGGAGTATGAGGAATTTAAGCGTGTTCGCAGCGGGAGAGTGCCGTACTTTCTAATGGACTACCATAAGTACGACGGAGCACCAGATCCAGTTGGGTTTTGTGAAAAAAAGCTGGACTTACGCTTCGTTTGTTGGGAAAGCGGAGAAAGATAG
- a CDS encoding DUF3427 domain-containing protein, which translates to MKKSWTYASFVGKAEKDRELQAVLTGDFEKALKWLSSMLPIKRPHDFAILWKLLSNERVSLDEARKKIFKWVEEVNDDTILHSFEFLSRAFFDSREKLANPKLVEFEEDTVRGSELTTCLSVPVRKHTREEEVTLNPRGCTRSKSISTSEARWMRGRLHGTLLEKKKRIRRLSSFSCSVSS; encoded by the coding sequence GTGAAAAAAAGCTGGACTTACGCTTCGTTTGTTGGGAAAGCGGAGAAAGATAGAGAGCTACAAGCCGTTTTAACAGGGGACTTCGAAAAAGCTTTGAAATGGCTTTCTTCCATGCTACCTATTAAGCGTCCGCATGACTTTGCGATTCTTTGGAAGTTGCTTTCAAATGAAAGGGTTTCTCTAGATGAAGCGAGGAAAAAGATTTTTAAGTGGGTGGAGGAAGTAAATGATGATACGATTCTCCACAGTTTTGAATTTCTTAGCCGAGCGTTCTTTGACTCTCGTGAGAAACTTGCGAATCCTAAGTTAGTGGAATTCGAGGAAGATACGGTTCGAGGAAGTGAGCTCACGACTTGTTTGAGTGTGCCCGTCCGGAAGCATACCCGGGAGGAAGAGGTTACGCTTAATCCCCGAGGGTGCACAAGAAGTAAGAGTATTTCAACATCCGAAGCCCGTTGGATGCGGGGGAGATTGCACGGGACTTTATTGGAGAAGAAAAAACGCATTAGAAGACTAAGTTCTTTTAGTTGTTCCGTTTCTTCTTAA
- a CDS encoding alpha/beta hydrolase — translation MNYTHEELTKRLEERVAHSKKGRLSIINKEIPFQEGSGGLDPRVKRFLTNEVDPNKRRPLEIDDLELTRNRVEVNNKDLSSGIRSKTKNIFSEDHELTLKIYNQTKEKKPVLIYYHGGGFFERDTDVMENVCKFLAQKANAVVVAAEYRLAPEHPYQDGLNDCLEAVQYVYEHTREFNIDADKMGLVGDSVGGNLALGVHQLSRGKPWNISYIGMLCPLVDLSYVSRNTWKLKHYDMNKDFELIHQELVTMKDSLNFIQTLYLTNLEDVLLPLVSPLLRKDKTALPPITLTTAEFDFLRIQGEEFSSQLVDSGVPVRHFEYKGMDHAFVRKLGCYPQAADAIKEISNHFKRVLRK, via the coding sequence ATGAACTATACACATGAGGAGCTCACAAAAAGATTAGAAGAAAGAGTAGCCCATTCAAAAAAAGGGAGATTAAGCATCATTAATAAGGAAATTCCTTTTCAGGAGGGGAGCGGCGGTTTAGATCCGAGAGTGAAAAGATTTCTTACAAACGAGGTCGATCCGAATAAAAGACGTCCGCTCGAAATCGATGACCTTGAGCTTACCCGAAACAGAGTGGAAGTAAATAATAAAGATTTAAGCAGTGGAATTCGTTCGAAAACGAAAAACATATTTTCTGAAGATCACGAATTGACCTTAAAGATTTATAACCAGACAAAAGAAAAAAAGCCGGTCCTTATTTATTATCACGGGGGAGGTTTTTTTGAGCGGGATACGGACGTCATGGAAAATGTGTGTAAGTTCCTAGCGCAGAAGGCTAATGCAGTAGTAGTAGCCGCGGAATATCGTCTTGCGCCGGAGCACCCCTACCAGGACGGGTTGAACGACTGTCTGGAAGCAGTGCAGTATGTTTACGAACATACCAGGGAATTTAATATCGATGCTGATAAAATGGGCCTTGTGGGAGACAGTGTCGGGGGGAACCTTGCACTTGGGGTGCATCAATTAAGTAGAGGGAAACCATGGAATATAAGCTATATAGGGATGCTCTGTCCACTGGTTGATTTATCTTACGTATCAAGGAATACCTGGAAATTAAAACACTACGACATGAATAAAGATTTCGAGTTAATTCATCAGGAGCTTGTAACAATGAAAGACTCTCTTAATTTCATTCAGACACTATACCTTACTAATTTGGAAGATGTGCTTCTGCCGCTCGTTTCTCCCTTACTGCGCAAAGATAAAACCGCCCTCCCTCCTATCACGCTAACAACGGCAGAGTTCGATTTTCTGCGCATTCAAGGAGAAGAGTTTTCCTCCCAACTGGTAGATTCCGGCGTCCCGGTACGTCATTTTGAATATAAAGGAATGGATCATGCATTTGTCAGGAAGCTCGGCTGCTATCCTCAAGCAGCTGATGCGATAAAAGAAATTTCCAACCATTTTAAACGGGTACTGCGAAAGTAG
- a CDS encoding branched-chain amino acid transaminase, translated as MAMYTFMNGKFIPDEEASVPIRNKALNYGLGIIEGIRGYWNPDHKQLYVFRLTLHYERLLEACRALAIDIPYTASQLSEITVELIKINNVKRNIYIRPFAFIDQESLRPSLINEQYGLTIALVEPGIYAFNELKTLTSSWLRITTNTIPSQLKTSAGYMNSALAYSDAVRSGADEAILLTREGNLSEASTSNLFVVRGDHILTPQASDDIFPGITRSTVLTLAEDDPSLTWEITTLPKTSLYTADEVFLTGTAIQIVSVVSADFRQVGSGITGPVTAYLQKSYMDIVHGKVPNRFNWLTAVY; from the coding sequence ATGGCCATGTACACATTCATGAACGGTAAATTTATTCCGGATGAAGAAGCCTCAGTCCCGATCAGAAACAAAGCGCTGAACTACGGACTTGGTATAATTGAGGGTATCCGCGGGTATTGGAACCCGGACCACAAGCAGTTGTATGTATTCCGCCTTACTCTCCATTATGAGCGTCTCCTGGAGGCGTGCCGCGCCCTGGCCATCGACATTCCCTACACTGCGAGCCAGCTTTCGGAAATTACGGTGGAGCTTATTAAGATCAATAATGTAAAAAGGAACATCTACATCCGGCCATTTGCCTTCATCGATCAGGAATCCCTGCGTCCGTCCCTCATAAACGAGCAGTACGGTCTGACCATCGCCCTTGTTGAACCCGGTATTTATGCTTTCAACGAATTGAAGACCCTTACATCATCATGGCTCCGTATAACAACGAACACGATTCCTTCTCAGCTGAAAACCTCTGCCGGCTACATGAACTCAGCTCTTGCGTACTCCGATGCGGTCCGTTCGGGGGCGGATGAAGCGATTCTTCTTACCCGAGAAGGAAATCTCAGTGAAGCGAGTACCAGCAACCTATTTGTAGTAAGGGGCGATCACATTCTGACACCCCAGGCATCGGACGATATTTTTCCGGGAATTACCCGCAGCACCGTGCTCACCCTTGCAGAAGATGATCCCAGCCTGACCTGGGAGATTACCACCCTGCCAAAAACTTCCCTCTATACGGCCGATGAAGTTTTTCTCACTGGAACCGCTATTCAAATTGTTTCAGTAGTATCAGCAGATTTTCGCCAGGTCGGATCAGGAATAACAGGACCAGTTACAGCCTACCTGCAGAAAAGCTATATGGACATCGTTCACGGCAAGGTGCCAAACCGTTTTAACTGGCTGACAGCTGTGTACTAA